A single window of Vicia villosa cultivar HV-30 ecotype Madison, WI unplaced genomic scaffold, Vvil1.0 ctg.000195F_1_1_1, whole genome shotgun sequence DNA harbors:
- the LOC131625227 gene encoding uridine/cytidine kinase UKL1, chloroplastic-like isoform X1 yields MDSPSGAHFSGWRPSSISSSSSHSVFLIGVSGGTASGKTTVCDMIIQQLQDHRVVLVNQDSFYRGLTKDELKRDHEYNFDHPDAFDTEQLVETLIKLKSGQSVQVPVYDFKLHQRASDRYQQVNASEVVILEGILVFHEQRVRDLMNMKIFVDADPDVRLSRRIRRDTVERGRDVHSVLEQARL; encoded by the exons ATGGACTCTCCCTCCGGCGCGCACTTCTCCGGCTGGCGTCCTTCgtccatttcttcatcttcttctcacaGCGTCTTCCTCATCG GAGTGTCCGGAGGTACTGCATCGGGGAAAACCACTGTGTGTGACATGATTATTCAACAACTGCAAGATCATAGAGTTGTTCTAGTTAATCAG GATTCGTTTTATCGTGGTTTAACTAAAGATGAGTTGAAACGCGATCATGAGTATAATTTTGATCATCCTG ATGCATTTGATACCGAGCAACTTGTAGAAACACTCATCAAACTTAAATCTGGGCAGTCTGTTCAGGTTCCTGTTTATGATTTTAAGCTTCACCAGAGAGCTTCTGATAGATACCAACAG GTCAATGCATCTGAAGTAGTTATTTTGGAGGGTATATTGGTTTTTCACGAACAACGTGTCCGCGACTTGATGAATATGAAGATATTTGTTGATGCAG ATCCTGATGTAAGGCTTTCCCGGAGAATAAGACGAGATACGGTTGAGAGGGGTAGAGATGTGCACTCTGTACTGGAACAAGCAAGACTTTAA
- the LOC131625227 gene encoding uridine/cytidine kinase UKL1, chloroplastic-like isoform X2, translating into MIIQQLQDHRVVLVNQDSFYRGLTKDELKRDHEYNFDHPDAFDTEQLVETLIKLKSGQSVQVPVYDFKLHQRASDRYQQVNASEVVILEGILVFHEQRVRDLMNMKIFVDADPDVRLSRRIRRDTVERGRDVHSVLEQARL; encoded by the exons ATGATTATTCAACAACTGCAAGATCATAGAGTTGTTCTAGTTAATCAG GATTCGTTTTATCGTGGTTTAACTAAAGATGAGTTGAAACGCGATCATGAGTATAATTTTGATCATCCTG ATGCATTTGATACCGAGCAACTTGTAGAAACACTCATCAAACTTAAATCTGGGCAGTCTGTTCAGGTTCCTGTTTATGATTTTAAGCTTCACCAGAGAGCTTCTGATAGATACCAACAG GTCAATGCATCTGAAGTAGTTATTTTGGAGGGTATATTGGTTTTTCACGAACAACGTGTCCGCGACTTGATGAATATGAAGATATTTGTTGATGCAG ATCCTGATGTAAGGCTTTCCCGGAGAATAAGACGAGATACGGTTGAGAGGGGTAGAGATGTGCACTCTGTACTGGAACAAGCAAGACTTTAA